From one Mesomycoplasma ovipneumoniae genomic stretch:
- a CDS encoding DNA-directed RNA polymerase subunit beta' — translation MNTKVSRQYAKIYENSIEKISLALATPQDVLDWSRGEVTRPETINYKTFKPERGGLFDELIFGPLVDFKCSICGRKYRKANENQLCIATKECQISKSQIMSKLSRRYAMGHIALNTPILHFWFFKIDHSIVAKLLGLKVYEGDKLTSNISKTALEQLIYYKSHIVLETGGLKSLQKNKIIDISEAGLIYKNALVEILETYEPETDEYEAVAEALSELTDLASSKIGREYGIDYYELNEVIQEFSDARIATGTEAIEYLLDKLDLHAEKKQVEAELAVLQKQSHQNKKVVIKNQKRDKLYKRLQVINAFINSGQDPKSMIIKNLPVIPADLRPLVQLDGSRHSTSDCNELYRRIIIRNNRLKRWKESEAPVIIIQNEMRMLQEAIDALIDNQKKTTNQVTTKENRPLKSISDSLTGKKGRFRQNLLGKRVDYSGRSVIVVGPKLKMHQAGLPRKMAAVLFEPWIIRNLIQEKKVGSIKSARKMIEEENPIIWPHVAKVIKTRPIILNRAPTLHRLSIQAFEPVLVRAKAIQLHPLVTAGFNADFDGDQMAVHIPISPEAVRETRELMFADKNILGPKDGEPIVNPSQDMVLGLYYLSQEKAGAKGEGSFFSSYDEMLKAYEFRSVELHARVVLPFESVKPLVGKNSRGHIISTVGKFILNNIFPENFPFIFDHNVDELELNYPRQIKKYVLPYGTNFRDYIQNLQINEPLNKKAIAKIVRQIFDTYDGVLAKEDIANVIDQLDFENYQDCILIYEKLRDYKGEKLPISHLAKLSEFTIFEFDQLFKRQQQAGRAEIYRVFEDHEKVDLLEKIWFKYNNMVSSILDKIKDLGFHYSTISGTSIAISDIKVAPKKHEFIAEGEKYISQLNNFFNQGLITDDERYVLAIAKWTQIKNEIQDDLNESIVNEAHNSLVMMMKSGARGNISNFVQLAGMRGLMANNVKALKVDAENERVVRSIVEVPVKSSFVEGLTSFEFYSSTHGARKGLTDTALNTAKSGYLTRRLVDVAQNIVVAADDCFSDFGFVVKDIIDTKTNTIIVPLIERIEGRFLNKDVYDSKGNKIASGGQLVNLQIAKQIANAGVKKVEIRSILSCHIKNSVCKKCYGKDLATNRLVSIGEAVGIIAAQSIGEPGTQLTMRTFHTGGVANVEDITGGFTRLIELIDSHEHPWGRPAKISPYYGTITKISDLSEKNATSKGLLITIDYKNAQGEKAEHIVRVEQNQKLRVQVGDKVIPGQKLVEGPIILKELLAISDARTLQNYLLKEIQRIYRMQGITISDKYIEIIIRQMLSKIQITESGDSNFFIGSIVDISDYQEVNGQLISEGKNPAFGNIIVKGAKQIPLLSNSFLAAASYQETSKILVHSVISSQADKLEGLKENIIVGHKIPAGTNSNYEPKSKFDIRDPFSFFMKTSR, via the coding sequence ATGAACACAAAGGTTTCTCGCCAGTATGCAAAAATTTACGAAAATTCAATCGAAAAAATTTCCCTTGCACTTGCAACCCCTCAAGATGTCCTTGACTGATCTCGTGGTGAAGTAACCCGTCCTGAGACAATAAATTATAAAACTTTCAAACCAGAAAGAGGCGGACTTTTTGATGAGTTAATTTTTGGTCCACTTGTTGATTTTAAATGTTCAATTTGTGGACGTAAATACCGTAAAGCAAACGAAAATCAACTCTGTATTGCCACAAAAGAGTGTCAAATTTCAAAATCACAAATAATGTCAAAATTGTCCCGTCGTTATGCAATGGGTCATATTGCACTTAATACGCCGATTTTGCACTTTTGATTTTTCAAAATCGATCACTCGATTGTTGCAAAACTTTTAGGTCTAAAAGTTTATGAAGGCGATAAATTAACCTCCAATATTTCAAAAACAGCCTTAGAACAACTTATTTATTATAAGTCTCACATTGTTCTTGAAACTGGTGGTCTAAAATCATTGCAAAAAAATAAAATAATTGACATTTCCGAGGCAGGTTTAATTTACAAAAATGCGCTTGTCGAAATTCTTGAAACTTATGAACCCGAAACTGATGAATACGAAGCAGTTGCTGAGGCTCTTTCAGAATTAACTGACCTTGCCTCAAGTAAAATAGGCCGTGAATACGGGATTGATTATTATGAACTTAATGAAGTAATTCAAGAATTTTCTGATGCCCGAATTGCAACTGGAACTGAAGCAATTGAGTATTTGCTTGATAAATTAGACTTACATGCTGAAAAAAAACAGGTAGAAGCTGAACTTGCAGTTTTACAAAAACAATCTCACCAAAACAAAAAAGTTGTCATAAAAAACCAAAAACGCGACAAACTCTATAAAAGATTGCAAGTAATTAACGCTTTTATTAATTCAGGTCAAGACCCTAAATCAATGATTATTAAAAATCTTCCGGTAATTCCGGCCGATTTAAGACCACTAGTTCAACTTGATGGCTCTCGTCATTCAACAAGTGATTGTAACGAACTTTATCGTCGTATTATAATTCGAAATAACCGTCTAAAAAGATGAAAAGAATCCGAAGCTCCTGTAATTATCATTCAAAATGAGATGAGAATGCTTCAAGAAGCAATTGATGCTTTGATTGACAATCAGAAAAAAACAACTAACCAAGTAACAACAAAAGAAAACCGTCCACTCAAGTCAATTTCTGACTCACTTACCGGGAAAAAAGGAAGATTTCGTCAAAACTTACTTGGAAAACGTGTTGACTATTCAGGTCGTTCTGTTATTGTTGTTGGTCCAAAACTAAAAATGCACCAAGCTGGTCTGCCGCGAAAAATGGCCGCTGTTCTTTTTGAGCCTTGAATTATCCGTAATTTAATTCAAGAAAAAAAAGTCGGCTCAATTAAGTCAGCCCGTAAAATGATTGAAGAAGAAAATCCAATTATTTGACCTCATGTTGCAAAAGTTATTAAAACTAGACCGATAATTCTTAACCGTGCTCCAACCTTGCACCGACTTTCAATTCAAGCTTTTGAACCAGTTTTAGTTCGAGCAAAGGCAATTCAACTTCATCCACTAGTTACTGCCGGGTTTAACGCTGACTTTGACGGTGACCAAATGGCCGTGCACATTCCAATTTCGCCTGAAGCTGTTCGCGAAACTAGAGAATTAATGTTTGCTGATAAAAACATTTTAGGGCCAAAAGATGGTGAGCCAATTGTTAATCCTTCTCAGGACATGGTGCTTGGACTTTATTATTTATCGCAAGAAAAAGCTGGTGCAAAAGGTGAGGGATCATTCTTTTCATCTTATGATGAAATGCTAAAAGCCTATGAATTTCGATCTGTAGAACTTCATGCAAGAGTCGTTTTACCTTTTGAGTCAGTCAAACCTTTGGTTGGAAAAAATTCACGCGGACACATAATTTCAACAGTTGGTAAATTTATTTTAAATAACATTTTCCCTGAAAATTTCCCATTTATTTTTGACCACAATGTTGATGAATTAGAACTAAATTATCCCCGTCAAATTAAAAAATATGTCTTGCCGTACGGTACAAATTTCCGTGATTACATTCAAAATTTACAAATTAATGAACCTTTAAACAAAAAAGCAATTGCAAAAATTGTTCGTCAAATTTTTGACACCTATGATGGAGTTCTTGCAAAAGAAGACATTGCCAATGTTATTGACCAGTTAGACTTTGAAAATTACCAAGACTGTATTTTAATTTACGAAAAACTTCGTGATTACAAAGGAGAAAAATTACCAATTTCTCACTTGGCAAAACTTTCTGAATTTACAATTTTTGAGTTTGACCAGTTATTTAAACGCCAACAACAAGCCGGAAGAGCCGAAATTTACCGTGTTTTTGAAGATCACGAAAAAGTTGACCTCCTCGAAAAAATTTGGTTCAAATACAACAACATGGTTTCTTCAATTCTTGATAAAATTAAAGATCTTGGATTCCACTATTCAACAATTTCAGGAACCTCAATTGCAATTAGTGACATTAAAGTCGCACCTAAAAAACACGAATTTATCGCCGAAGGTGAAAAATATATTAGCCAACTTAATAACTTTTTCAACCAAGGTCTAATCACTGATGATGAAAGATATGTTCTGGCGATTGCAAAGTGAACCCAAATTAAGAACGAAATTCAAGACGACCTTAATGAATCAATCGTAAATGAAGCCCACAACTCGCTGGTAATGATGATGAAATCTGGAGCTAGAGGTAATATTTCTAACTTCGTTCAACTTGCCGGAATGCGTGGTTTGATGGCCAACAACGTTAAGGCCTTGAAAGTCGATGCTGAAAACGAACGTGTTGTTCGTTCAATTGTTGAAGTTCCAGTTAAGTCATCATTTGTCGAAGGTCTAACTTCATTTGAATTTTACTCTTCAACTCACGGAGCTAGAAAAGGTCTAACCGATACAGCGCTTAACACTGCAAAATCAGGTTACCTAACTCGAAGACTGGTTGACGTTGCCCAAAACATTGTTGTTGCAGCCGACGACTGTTTTTCAGATTTTGGCTTTGTCGTTAAAGACATAATTGACACTAAAACTAACACAATAATTGTTCCTTTAATTGAAAGAATCGAAGGTCGCTTTTTAAATAAAGATGTCTATGATTCAAAAGGAAATAAAATTGCTAGCGGCGGACAACTTGTTAATCTCCAAATTGCAAAACAAATCGCAAATGCTGGTGTTAAAAAAGTGGAAATTCGTTCAATTTTGTCCTGTCATATCAAAAATAGTGTCTGCAAAAAATGCTACGGAAAAGATTTGGCAACAAACCGTTTAGTTTCAATTGGTGAGGCTGTCGGAATTATTGCTGCTCAGTCAATTGGTGAGCCAGGAACTCAGCTAACGATGAGAACTTTCCACACCGGAGGGGTTGCCAACGTTGAAGATATTACAGGTGGATTTACCCGTCTAATTGAACTAATTGACTCTCACGAACATCCTTGAGGACGGCCAGCAAAAATTTCACCTTATTATGGAACAATCACTAAAATTTCTGATCTGTCGGAAAAAAATGCCACAAGCAAAGGACTTTTAATTACAATTGACTATAAAAATGCTCAAGGTGAAAAAGCTGAACATATCGTCCGTGTTGAGCAAAATCAGAAACTTCGAGTTCAAGTTGGCGACAAAGTTATTCCAGGTCAAAAACTTGTTGAAGGGCCAATTATTCTGAAAGAATTATTGGCAATTTCTGATGCTAGAACACTACAAAACTACCTGCTAAAAGAAATTCAAAGAATTTACCGTATGCAAGGAATAACTATTTCTGATAAATACATTGAAATTATTATTCGCCAAATGCTCTCAAAAATTCAAATTACTGAAAGCGGAGACTCTAATTTCTTCATTGGATCAATTGTTGACATTAGTGACTATCAAGAAGTCAATGGTCAGCTTATTTCTGAAGGAAAAAATCCTGCTTTTGGAAACATAATTGTCAAAGGTGCTAAACAAATTCCGCTACTTTCAAACTCATTTTTGGCCGCGGCAAGTTATCAAGAAACATCCAAAATTCTTGTTCATTCAGTTATCTCATCACAAGCTGACAAACTAGAAGGACTTAAAGAAAACATAATTGTCGGCCACAAAATTCCTGCTGGAACAAATTCAAATTATGAACCTAAGTCCAAATTTGACATCCGTGATCCATTCAGTTTTTTCATGAAAACTTCACGCTAA
- the tsaE gene encoding tRNA (adenosine(37)-N6)-threonylcarbamoyltransferase complex ATPase subunit type 1 TsaE, which translates to MNFEHIAKNYHFCQQIISKTSSDLEIIFNLIISKKIQFIYLVGPYGSGKTDFTKKFARKIGIKDKIISPSFNFMFAYENLVHIDLDNFSSKLDEFQDYFEQNFVVIEWANKLEEFSQNSILINFEIIDPESRKIQFCWN; encoded by the coding sequence ATGAACTTTGAACATATAGCTAAAAATTACCATTTTTGCCAACAAATAATCTCCAAAACTTCCTCTGATTTGGAGATTATTTTTAATTTAATTATTAGTAAAAAAATTCAATTTATTTATTTAGTTGGGCCGTATGGTTCAGGAAAAACTGATTTTACCAAAAAATTTGCACGAAAAATCGGGATAAAAGATAAAATTATTTCCCCGTCATTTAATTTTATGTTTGCCTACGAAAATTTAGTTCATATTGACCTTGACAATTTTTCATCAAAACTCGACGAATTTCAAGACTATTTTGAGCAAAATTTTGTTGTAATTGAATGGGCAAACAAACTTGAGGAATTTTCTCAAAATTCAATTTTGATTAATTTTGAGATAATCGACCCAGAGTCAAGAAAAATTCAATTTTGCTGAAACTAA
- a CDS encoding 1-acyl-sn-glycerol-3-phosphate acyltransferase — protein sequence MIIKLRIAIFSIIWLFKIRKIRSVWKKYYKKKVELSPQYRSDLVLSYSKFILKLFGIKIKVFGYENLPKNASILISNQNQFSDNFALFSALENPSKAEEDFNPIVSFFLEKKRYSRKNKWIFGSLDSQFLVENEQENVKKFQNFLKSIREKRAYGVIFAKENLHDTELNFPIEIFETIKESGLAIVPVSIKVVKKNTDKNQTKKFKNIEIFIHKPIKPGAVISQTSKSLSLATKRTIIDFYKGEK from the coding sequence ATGATAATTAAATTGCGAATTGCTATTTTTTCAATAATCTGACTATTTAAAATACGTAAAATACGCTCTGTTTGGAAAAAATATTATAAAAAAAAAGTCGAACTTTCTCCTCAATATAGAAGTGATTTGGTTTTAAGTTACTCAAAGTTCATTTTAAAATTATTTGGCATAAAAATTAAAGTTTTTGGTTATGAAAATTTACCAAAAAATGCATCAATCTTAATTTCTAATCAAAATCAGTTTTCCGACAATTTTGCATTATTTTCAGCACTTGAAAACCCATCAAAAGCTGAAGAAGATTTTAATCCAATTGTTAGTTTTTTTCTTGAAAAAAAACGTTATTCCCGTAAAAATAAATGAATTTTTGGTTCTCTTGATTCACAGTTTTTAGTTGAAAATGAGCAAGAAAATGTAAAAAAGTTTCAAAATTTTTTAAAATCAATCCGTGAAAAACGTGCTTATGGAGTTATTTTTGCAAAAGAGAACTTGCATGACACAGAATTAAATTTTCCAATTGAAATTTTTGAAACCATAAAGGAATCAGGTCTTGCAATTGTTCCTGTTTCAATTAAAGTAGTTAAAAAAAATACAGACAAAAATCAGACTAAAAAATTTAAAAATATCGAAATTTTCATTCATAAACCAATAAAACCGGGCGCTGTTATTTCCCAGACAAGTAAATCCTTGAGTTTAGCCACAAAAAGAACTATTATTGATTTTTACAAAGGTGAAAAATAA
- a CDS encoding segregation/condensation protein A, which produces MDYDIKLANFSGPLELLLDLVKSKNINILDIDLVDLATQYVKIIQILKEKNIQIAGEYLVIASTLVHLKSKILLLPSKEEKLKPEDEKDRLEFLALLYDYQQIKNIANMLKEQQEHRNDYFEKNTSDYSDFRRPPDPSQLDGHSSVHNLYKVLKLMFDRTKAKNLIKIKTQQVQVTADEQSLWLKNLLKKENEIDFEYLFSLPTMKHFVITMISMLEMAKKQLLHLKQEQQFSKISIFRGGYDEN; this is translated from the coding sequence ATGGATTACGATATAAAATTAGCTAATTTTTCAGGACCTTTAGAATTACTTTTAGATTTAGTAAAATCAAAAAACATAAATATTTTAGATATTGACCTTGTTGATTTAGCAACTCAATATGTCAAAATAATTCAAATTTTAAAAGAAAAAAATATCCAAATTGCCGGTGAATATTTAGTTATTGCTTCTACTTTAGTTCATTTAAAGTCAAAAATTTTGCTTTTACCAAGTAAAGAAGAAAAATTAAAACCTGAAGATGAAAAAGATCGACTTGAATTTTTAGCTTTACTATATGACTATCAACAAATCAAAAATATTGCAAATATGTTAAAAGAACAGCAAGAACACCGTAACGATTATTTTGAAAAAAATACCTCAGATTATAGTGATTTTCGCAGGCCTCCGGACCCAAGTCAACTTGATGGACACTCGTCAGTACATAATTTATATAAGGTGTTAAAATTAATGTTTGACAGAACAAAAGCCAAAAATCTTATCAAAATTAAAACCCAACAAGTCCAGGTGACAGCTGACGAGCAAAGTTTATGGTTAAAAAATCTATTAAAAAAGGAAAATGAAATAGATTTTGAATACTTATTTTCACTTCCGACAATGAAACATTTTGTTATCACCATGATTTCAATGCTCGAAATGGCAAAAAAACAACTTCTACATTTAAAACAAGAACAACAGTTCTCAAAAATATCAATTTTCCGTGGGGGTTATGATGAAAACTAG
- the scpB gene encoding SMC-Scp complex subunit ScpB, translated as MKTRIIEAILYLQGEKGVSSQQLQSALKLSKINEARKLLKDFAVEFNRQKRGIIVVEFADIFKFVTAKDLKPFIIDFVGNEKKYRLSNAAIEVAAIIAYKQPVTRSVIAQIRGGINSDYIVGSLLAKGIIEELGMAPSPGNPTLYGVTSRFFDYFKLRSAKDLPKFKEFDLLDIIEDPDQSENFDLFSSQRETE; from the coding sequence ATGAAAACTAGAATTATTGAGGCAATTTTGTATCTTCAAGGTGAAAAAGGAGTTTCTTCTCAACAACTTCAGAGTGCACTTAAATTATCAAAAATTAATGAAGCTCGTAAACTTTTAAAAGATTTTGCAGTCGAATTTAACCGTCAAAAAAGAGGTATAATTGTTGTTGAATTTGCTGATATTTTTAAATTTGTTACCGCAAAAGATTTAAAACCTTTTATTATTGACTTTGTCGGAAATGAAAAAAAATACCGTCTAAGTAATGCAGCAATTGAGGTCGCCGCTATAATTGCCTATAAACAACCTGTAACAAGAAGTGTTATTGCCCAAATTCGTGGCGGAATTAATTCTGATTATATCGTAGGTTCACTGTTAGCAAAAGGAATAATTGAGGAGTTAGGAATGGCTCCGAGCCCTGGAAATCCTACACTTTATGGTGTAACTTCGAGGTTTTTTGACTATTTCAAACTAAGATCGGCCAAGGATTTGCCTAAATTTAAAGAATTTGATTTATTAGACATTATTGAAGATCCTGACCAAAGCGAAAATTTTGATCTTTTTTCTTCTCAACGAGAAACTGAATAA
- a CDS encoding lysylphosphatidylglycerol synthase transmembrane domain-containing protein yields MKYLAINRDVNLEDQKLIFFNYDSPLELSNSKIIGFVGNKPNSINENYIFSLASTISDLVKEKNYQKILINSSSNNFGIAFASIFYNALASDPNKEILIFEEKFGYSQSLARHYFINNDFDFFINIEVNLSNKNLNLTVLTFYKKNLTLLTAEEEKKINKTEQKPFFYRSSQIYLTPKFHINSDHILKFYSYFDLDFYKLANFYQFYDSESTFLTNFLKDHFDTEKSKFLPIKKSFPIEKITRQVSDNSIIWKKITTSAKFMTNVIFWVKKNKIITAVRKKLNFNIIKDNDFQLLVLDFLERNWKNGKYFLISHQANNYISEFIEQKFGAKITKFCEYNENSETELLKIREKTDDEVVVITSKSVHFVPKVSENSIKYGISTKFSILWYVKIFEFYTQNNLNIFEIIQKMKNELNFVFQYKYRMKATPSTFDKIVNLLVNESDAQFRPQGYNISNSDSGKHSIKLKVNLQNNDFYTLIYFKPKEELTLYTNFLSKNHTEKEAVFLENLLIDKIKLANKNLVSSKNNKTKNFLKFGIFITTIIVILIILFYNFYNSSFADGSPTKIFVKFYEFFFKSRVNRLVLLGAIAHFLFWNLTSTLQLRRIFKYQKVKTRFRHLFIATFIATFMQFSTPFSFGGEISYYWYLQKKKYPLKNISATLTYNALIHQVFNLFVSLILIPVGFIYYRDLFILDSWEKIIFFAWLVVNIFLNVLVLLIIIIISVWKKLQYLLIKLFVSLLNLNFLKKIEDRQRLEYRFQFLIDNFKNHFMEVLSNKKLLAKILLLYKLPVFFINFSFVILIITLKEQGLDLSNINFHDYLKFISGFTLLQISNNLSPSPGGVGSADLITKLIFKSFFDEANSLNLDIFNFTNRIYTWFLPYLLSAIGILTVWVGEKRVDRYKEIQNTMQENLILNYKLKKQDSHIFFYALSFWAIVATGILIFVFAI; encoded by the coding sequence ATGAAATATTTAGCAATTAATCGCGATGTTAACCTAGAAGACCAAAAGTTGATTTTTTTTAATTATGACTCTCCACTTGAATTAAGCAATTCTAAAATTATCGGCTTTGTTGGTAATAAACCTAATTCAATAAATGAAAACTATATTTTTAGTTTAGCATCAACTATTTCTGATCTTGTTAAGGAAAAAAACTATCAGAAAATTTTAATCAATAGTAGTTCCAACAATTTTGGAATAGCTTTTGCATCAATTTTTTACAATGCTTTAGCCTCTGATCCTAACAAAGAAATTTTAATTTTTGAAGAAAAATTTGGATATTCCCAAAGTTTAGCGCGTCATTATTTTATAAATAATGACTTTGATTTTTTCATAAATATTGAAGTTAATTTGTCAAATAAAAATTTAAATCTAACAGTTTTAACCTTTTATAAAAAAAACTTAACACTTTTGACGGCTGAAGAAGAAAAAAAAATCAACAAAACTGAGCAAAAACCATTTTTTTATAGAAGTTCACAAATTTATTTAACGCCAAAATTTCATATTAATTCAGACCATATTTTGAAATTTTACAGTTATTTTGACTTAGATTTCTACAAATTAGCAAATTTTTACCAGTTTTATGATTCAGAGTCAACCTTTTTAACTAATTTTTTAAAAGATCATTTTGATACTGAAAAAAGTAAATTTTTACCAATAAAAAAGAGTTTTCCGATTGAAAAAATTACAAGACAAGTTAGCGATAATTCAATAATTTGAAAAAAGATCACAACAAGTGCTAAATTTATGACAAATGTAATTTTTTGAGTCAAAAAAAACAAAATTATAACTGCAGTTCGTAAAAAACTTAACTTTAATATTATAAAAGATAATGATTTTCAGCTGTTAGTGCTTGATTTTCTTGAAAGAAATTGAAAAAATGGGAAATATTTTCTGATAAGTCATCAAGCTAATAACTACATTTCTGAGTTTATTGAGCAGAAATTCGGTGCTAAAATCACAAAATTTTGTGAATATAATGAGAATTCAGAAACTGAATTACTTAAAATTCGAGAAAAAACTGACGATGAAGTTGTTGTTATAACATCAAAAAGCGTTCATTTTGTTCCTAAAGTTTCTGAAAATTCAATTAAATACGGAATTAGTACTAAATTTTCTATTCTCTGGTATGTGAAAATTTTTGAATTTTACACACAAAATAATTTAAATATATTTGAAATTATTCAAAAGATGAAAAATGAGTTGAATTTTGTTTTTCAATATAAGTACCGAATGAAAGCAACTCCGTCAACTTTTGATAAAATTGTAAACTTGCTTGTAAATGAAAGTGACGCTCAATTTCGCCCACAAGGATACAACATTTCAAATTCAGATTCAGGAAAACATTCGATAAAATTAAAAGTTAACTTACAAAATAACGATTTTTACACACTAATTTACTTTAAACCAAAAGAAGAATTAACACTCTACACAAATTTTTTGTCAAAAAATCACACCGAAAAAGAAGCCGTTTTTTTGGAAAACCTTCTTATTGACAAAATTAAACTTGCAAATAAAAATCTAGTATCATCAAAAAACAACAAAACGAAGAATTTTCTTAAATTTGGGATTTTTATAACAACTATTATCGTAATTTTAATTATTTTATTTTATAATTTCTACAACTCTAGCTTTGCAGACGGCTCGCCTACAAAAATTTTTGTTAAATTTTATGAGTTTTTTTTCAAATCTCGGGTAAATAGATTAGTTCTTCTTGGTGCAATTGCTCATTTTTTATTTTGAAATTTAACCTCAACCTTGCAATTACGGCGGATTTTTAAATATCAAAAGGTAAAAACGAGATTTAGACACCTTTTTATCGCCACTTTTATCGCCACTTTTATGCAATTTTCTACACCATTTTCATTTGGTGGCGAAATAAGTTACTATTGATATTTGCAAAAAAAGAAATATCCACTGAAAAATATCAGCGCAACCTTGACATATAATGCCCTAATTCATCAGGTTTTTAATTTATTTGTCAGTTTGATTTTAATTCCAGTTGGTTTTATTTACTATCGTGACCTTTTTATTTTAGACTCTTGGGAAAAAATCATTTTCTTTGCTTGACTTGTTGTCAATATTTTCTTAAACGTTCTAGTTTTATTAATAATTATAATTATTTCTGTTTGAAAAAAATTGCAATATTTGTTAATTAAATTATTTGTTTCACTTTTAAATCTCAATTTTTTAAAAAAAATTGAGGACAGACAACGATTAGAATACCGTTTTCAATTTTTAATTGATAATTTCAAAAACCATTTTATGGAAGTTTTGTCTAATAAAAAACTGTTGGCAAAAATACTTTTACTTTATAAATTACCAGTTTTTTTCATAAATTTCTCTTTTGTAATTTTAATTATCACTTTAAAAGAACAAGGTTTAGATCTAAGTAACATCAATTTTCACGATTATCTCAAATTTATATCAGGATTTACGCTTTTACAAATTTCAAACAACCTCTCACCTTCTCCAGGTGGCGTTGGTTCGGCTGATTTAATAACAAAATTAATTTTCAAAAGCTTTTTTGATGAAGCAAACTCTTTAAATTTAGATATTTTTAACTTTACAAACAGAATTTATACTTGATTTCTACCTTATTTATTATCAGCGATTGGAATTTTGACTGTTTGAGTAGGTGAAAAAAGAGTTGACCGTTACAAAGAAATTCAAAATACGATGCAAGAAAACTTAATTTTGAATTACAAACTGAAAAAACAAGACAGTCATATCTTTTTTTATGCTTTATCTTTTTGAGCAATTGTCGCTACCGGGATTCTAATTTTTGTTTTTGCGATTTAA
- the tsaD gene encoding tRNA (adenosine(37)-N6)-threonylcarbamoyltransferase complex transferase subunit TsaD has product MKILGIETSHDDASVALLCDEKVEIILTISQIEFHQKFGGTIPELAAREHSRNLAIILEKLLQKRVDFSTVDAIAYTNNPGLLGALKIGFLFASALSLYFNKPLIPVNHLLGHFWSANIEDEIVFPALSLLISGGHSQWILAKNESELEIIGSTADDALGEIYDKIGRNLGLVLPGGPKIDQIWQQNRQNIGELINFSLPKRLANPLDFSFSGLKTQVINFTNQMKQKNKLDLKNVEKIAVSFQETIIKYLKRQLDSVLNDNENIKTLSLVGGVAANSGIRALFKEYEKNYKIVIPKREFCTDNGAMIAKAAQIELKIKSQKQKLESR; this is encoded by the coding sequence ATGAAAATTTTAGGTATTGAAACCTCTCATGATGATGCATCTGTTGCTCTTTTATGTGATGAAAAAGTTGAAATAATTTTAACAATTAGCCAAATTGAATTCCACCAAAAGTTTGGTGGAACAATTCCAGAACTTGCTGCTCGCGAACATTCGCGAAATTTAGCAATAATTTTAGAGAAATTATTGCAAAAACGTGTTGATTTTTCCACGGTTGATGCTATTGCCTACACAAATAATCCAGGATTATTGGGTGCTTTGAAAATAGGATTTTTATTTGCAAGTGCATTAAGTCTTTATTTTAATAAGCCTTTAATTCCAGTTAACCACCTTTTAGGACATTTTTGGTCGGCAAATATTGAGGATGAAATTGTTTTTCCAGCACTTTCGCTCTTAATTTCCGGAGGTCATAGTCAATGAATTTTGGCTAAAAACGAGAGTGAACTTGAAATTATTGGCTCAACAGCGGATGATGCTCTGGGCGAAATTTATGATAAAATCGGTAGAAATTTAGGCTTAGTGTTGCCTGGTGGACCAAAAATTGACCAAATTTGACAGCAAAATCGGCAAAATATTGGTGAACTAATCAATTTCAGTTTGCCAAAAAGGCTTGCAAATCCTTTGGATTTTTCTTTTAGCGGACTAAAAACTCAAGTCATAAATTTTACTAACCAAATGAAGCAAAAAAATAAACTTGATTTAAAAAATGTCGAAAAAATCGCTGTTTCTTTTCAGGAAACAATAATAAAATATTTAAAAAGACAGCTTGATTCTGTTTTAAATGACAATGAAAATATAAAAACCTTAAGTTTAGTTGGCGGCGTTGCAGCAAATTCTGGAATTAGAGCATTATTTAAAGAATATGAAAAAAATTATAAAATTGTTATCCCAAAAAGGGAATTTTGTACCGATAATGGGGCTATGATCGCAAAAGCTGCGCAAATCGAGCTAAAAATTAAATCGCAAAAACAAAAATTAGAATCCCGGTAG